A genomic segment from Lignipirellula cremea encodes:
- the mtnC gene encoding acireductone synthase, translating to MIELTAQAVLLDIEGTTSSVSFVYDVMFPFVRRELEGYLAAAWEEPDLQQTCEQIAIDAGHASLDEWAGAEADAAARQALVRDEVVRLMDGDIKATGLKQLQGLIWRSGFDSGELQAHVYDDTPEALQHWSEARLDVRIYSSGSIAAQKLFFGHTIAGNLLPWFRGHYDTTTGPKKEPHSYAQIAQDFSLSPQEIVFFSDVVAELDAARTAGLQTVLLTRPGNAPVVGEHTHHTVSRFDEVVVRPE from the coding sequence GTGATCGAGTTAACCGCCCAGGCGGTGCTGCTGGATATCGAAGGCACCACCTCCTCGGTCAGCTTTGTCTACGACGTGATGTTCCCCTTCGTGCGGCGCGAGCTGGAAGGCTACCTGGCCGCCGCCTGGGAGGAGCCCGACCTGCAGCAAACGTGCGAGCAGATCGCCATCGATGCAGGCCACGCTTCGCTGGACGAATGGGCCGGAGCAGAAGCCGATGCGGCCGCCCGCCAGGCGCTGGTGCGCGATGAAGTCGTCCGCCTGATGGACGGCGATATCAAAGCGACCGGCCTCAAGCAGCTGCAGGGATTAATCTGGCGTAGCGGCTTCGACAGCGGCGAACTCCAGGCCCACGTGTACGACGACACGCCCGAGGCGCTCCAGCACTGGAGCGAAGCCCGGCTGGACGTGCGGATCTACTCCTCCGGCAGCATCGCAGCGCAGAAGCTGTTCTTTGGGCATACGATCGCCGGCAACCTGCTCCCCTGGTTCCGCGGCCACTACGACACCACGACCGGCCCCAAAAAGGAGCCGCACAGCTACGCGCAGATCGCGCAAGACTTCTCCCTGTCGCCGCAGGAGATCGTCTTCTTTTCCGACGTCGTCGCCGAACTCGACGCCGCCCGCACCGCCGGCCTGCAAACCGTCCTGCTAACCCGCCCCGGCAACGCGCCCGTCGTCGGCGAACACACGCATCACACCGTCAGTCGCTTTGATGAAGTGGTCGTCCGGCCTGAATGA
- a CDS encoding 1,2-dihydroxy-3-keto-5-methylthiopentene dioxygenase, with translation MAVVRIQDENRQITDPAEIREFLAPFGIWYEKWDVAGRIDRDADSEEILAAYAPEIERLKQQGGFVTADVINVSPETPNLDAMLAKFSSEHTHSEDEVRFTVKGSGVFHIHPDNGPVFAVQVESGDLINVPNGTKHWFDLCSDRNIRCIRLFEDPSGWTPHYIEEGIHAGYTPICMGPQYLPSDDAPQIDPAVKP, from the coding sequence ATGGCTGTCGTTCGTATTCAAGACGAAAACCGTCAAATCACCGACCCCGCCGAAATCCGCGAATTTCTGGCCCCCTTTGGCATCTGGTATGAAAAGTGGGATGTCGCCGGCCGCATTGATCGCGACGCCGACAGCGAAGAGATCCTGGCCGCCTACGCGCCGGAAATCGAACGCCTGAAACAGCAAGGCGGATTTGTCACGGCCGACGTCATCAATGTTTCGCCCGAGACGCCCAACCTCGACGCCATGCTGGCCAAGTTCTCGTCGGAACATACGCATAGTGAAGATGAAGTCCGCTTCACCGTTAAAGGCTCCGGCGTGTTCCACATTCACCCCGACAACGGCCCGGTTTTCGCCGTGCAGGTCGAGTCGGGCGATCTGATCAACGTGCCCAACGGCACGAAGCACTGGTTCGATCTGTGCAGCGACCGGAACATCCGCTGCATCCGCCTGTTTGAAGATCCGTCCGGCTGGACCCCGCACTACATCGAAGAAGGCATCCACGCCGGCTACACGCCGATCTGCATGGGTCCGCAGTACCTGCCGTCCGACGACGCCCCGCAAATCGATCCCGCGGTGAAGCCGTGA
- a CDS encoding cysteine desulfurase family protein → MQRIYLDHNATTPLAAVAAAAMAEADRKAFANPASQHEFGRKARRRLETAREAILAELGGQVHGMQHDHLVFTSGGTEANNLALLGLAGAEPGTLLISAIEHPSVTAAALLLQRRGFEVEKIGVCREGVVDLAALEERLQAGGDVRLVSIMLGNNETGVLQPVREAAQLCRAAGVPLHTDAVQAVGKIGVDFRGLGVSALSFAAHKFHGPRGIGGLLLRNHLKLEPQLAGGFQQAGLRPGTEPVSLAVGMAAALAAWRLEANERTARLAELRDLLEAKILLGAPDTIRVGGGAARLPHTSNLAFPGQDRQALQMALDMAGVACSTGSACASGSSEPSPVLQAMGLPQAVVEGSLRFSLGADTRPVDVERAADCILRVINNLRQQNSRRK, encoded by the coding sequence ATGCAGCGTATTTACCTCGATCATAACGCCACCACTCCGCTGGCGGCCGTCGCCGCGGCGGCGATGGCGGAAGCGGATCGGAAGGCTTTCGCCAACCCGGCCAGTCAGCACGAATTTGGCCGGAAGGCGCGGCGCCGGCTGGAAACGGCCCGGGAGGCGATCCTGGCCGAGCTGGGCGGGCAGGTGCACGGCATGCAGCACGACCATCTGGTGTTTACCAGCGGCGGCACGGAAGCGAACAACCTCGCCCTGCTGGGACTGGCCGGTGCGGAGCCGGGGACCTTGTTGATTTCGGCGATCGAACATCCGAGCGTCACGGCGGCGGCCCTGCTGCTGCAGCGTCGGGGTTTTGAAGTGGAGAAGATCGGCGTCTGCCGGGAGGGCGTCGTCGATCTGGCGGCGCTGGAGGAGCGGCTGCAGGCTGGCGGGGATGTGCGTCTGGTCAGCATCATGCTCGGCAATAACGAGACGGGCGTGCTGCAGCCAGTGCGCGAAGCGGCCCAGCTTTGCCGGGCAGCCGGCGTGCCGTTGCATACCGACGCGGTCCAGGCGGTGGGGAAGATCGGCGTGGATTTCCGGGGGCTGGGGGTGTCGGCGTTGTCGTTTGCGGCCCATAAATTCCACGGTCCACGGGGAATTGGCGGCCTGCTGCTGCGGAACCATTTGAAGCTGGAGCCGCAGCTGGCCGGCGGTTTCCAGCAGGCCGGTTTGCGGCCCGGCACGGAACCGGTCTCGCTGGCGGTCGGGATGGCGGCCGCCCTGGCGGCGTGGCGTTTGGAAGCGAACGAGCGAACGGCCCGGCTGGCGGAGCTGCGTGACTTGCTGGAAGCGAAGATCCTGCTCGGCGCGCCGGATACGATCAGGGTGGGCGGCGGTGCGGCCCGTCTGCCGCATACGAGCAATCTGGCGTTTCCCGGCCAGGATCGCCAGGCGTTGCAGATGGCTCTAGACATGGCGGGCGTCGCTTGTTCGACCGGTTCGGCCTGCGCCAGCGGCTCCAGCGAACCGTCGCCCGTGCTGCAGGCGATGGGCCTGCCGCAGGCGGTGGTGGAGGGCTCTTTGCGGTTCAGCCTGGGGGCGGACACGCGGCCGGTCGACGTG